Below is a window of Tachysurus fulvidraco isolate hzauxx_2018 chromosome 11, HZAU_PFXX_2.0, whole genome shotgun sequence DNA.
caaaagttttaaatttaatagAATAGTTatggggatttgtgctcatttaaGCAGAGGTGCATTCGTGAAGTAAGGTACTGATCTGAAGACCAGGGTTGTGCTAGGCCCCAAAGGGAAAATGTAATGCTACagtacacaaagacacacataatGGTGCAGTTATACTTTGGAAAACATTTGAGAAGAACCACATATTTCACATAGTTTTGACCATATAGTTTATATTCATTACATGTGTCTAAGGGTGTTATTTCTGTCTGATGGATCTGCTCTACAGGTTGAGACATCTCAAGAATCCAACTGGTCAGAAAATCTCCTCAGAAAGGTACACATCCCTGACATCTTAGCTCAGCATGTACCCAACCCTCCACCAGTCTACTACACCTGTCAGTTCCGTTCAAACAAGCTGGAGAGGTAGAGTATCACTACACCATTGTCTGATCTTTAGTGCCAGTCAAATGTTTTTTGGTTGTCTTTTTATCTATAATGAAAAATCATCTGATTATGCTGGAAGCTGGAAGCAGGAATGTAAAGGTAGAGTTTAAATATATTCTGGGTCTGTGTTGACACAAAGGAGTGTTTACACAGAGTTTGCTTTGTACACCACATCCTTAAagtcaaacagacagacacacacacacacacacacacacacacacacacacacacacacacacacacacacacacacacacacacacacacacacacacacacacacacacacacacacatacattttacttGATTTGCTTGTTTTACTATAGATATATCCATATTTTACTTGCAGGTTTCTTGGTCATGACAACAAGGACGCATTCTTCAAGATGACTCAGAGACATCAAATTGTAAGCTTGATTGCTTGAAAGGATTAACAATAACCAGATGCCTGTTGCCTGACTGAAATTTTTATTACAGTTAGTGTTAAAATTTTAAAGAATCTCATGCTACCTTCAAACCTCCTGAAGAGTCTGTATGGCAAACCATTTCTGGATTTAATTCTATTATGCAAAGGAGTGTTGTAGCAGAAAAATATGACAAAAGGAGCCTGTTGTATATGTAACTGTAAATGCTAAAATATACCGTGTCATTTTCcttaaataattagaaaaacatttattgtcaAATTGCCAATGTCTTTTTTTGTGGAAagcatcacaccatcacacatccCTTAAATTTTCCTACAACGGTACATTTCCTTACTGATCACCTAGTATTTGTACATGTAGAAAATGTTCCCAGTACTGAGTAATATCACTGCTACTAATGTGACATACTGGTGATTTCCTTTATTCTTGATATACAGCTGTATGAGATATTAGCAAGGACACAGTTTGGAGCATTAAAGAGGGGAGAAGTTGGGATAGCCAGGCTGGTCAGTGAGAATGTGTTCACTGCCACCTATCCCTTACATGAGGTGAGTCTCTTTTACATGCAAATGTAATATTGCCATgaactctcgctctctctcgctctctctctctctctctctctctctctctctctctctctctctctctctctctctctctctctctctctctctctctctctctctctctctctcactctctcactctctctctctctctctctcttttgataTGTAACTATATCTATGAGGCGTCTTGTATTCAATGCAAATAATATTGTTGTTTGTGGATACTACCCTTACATTTTGTCACTCTTTCTTTTAAGGGGCATTATAAGATGCCTAACAGTCCACTTAACACAGACTCTCTGAGCATGAGACAGATCTTGTATGAGTATTGGGCACGTTGGGGCTGCTGGAAAAAGTACCAGCCTCTGGACCATATTCGAGAATATTTTGGCGAGAAAGTTGCACTCTACTTTGCCTGGTTAGGTATGTGGTATGAAgacaaatgcaaatgtaaacacaccaaaaataaaacctaaacaAAAGATATACCAGTTTACTGTGCAGTAAGTGCTTGTAATTTGCTTTAATGAGAACAAGATTAGGCGCTTTGTAAAGGGTGTGTTTCTTATCAAAATGTATATAGTGCTTGACAAGATTTACCCCACCCAAATCTTACAGTTGGTAACTttatacacccccccccccctctctctctaggATTTTATACAGGGTGGTTACTTCCTGCTGCAATTGTAGGCTTCCTCGTGTCTTTGTTTGGAATCTGGCTTATGGTTACTGATATCCCAGCGTGAGTGATATTTATATCATTAGACTATTAGCAGAGTATTCTTATCCTTATGACTTTCTGACCTATTATATGTTTCCATTAGGCATGAGATCTGCAACAATGGTGACAGTATTGTCATGTGTCCAATCTGTAACATCTGCAGCTACTGGAACCTTTCCAGCATCTGCTACACTTATAAAGTGAgttattgtgtctgtgtgaacgGTATCGCGTTAGTTAGTGTGCTGtatataatcaaatattttgcattattttgcCACAGGCAGGATTATTATTTGACAATGGTGGAACAGTGTTCTTCAGTATCTTCATGTCCCTCTGGGCAGTTACCTTCCTGGAGTATTGGAAGCGTAGCTGCTCTGTCCTATCCCACAGGTGGGACTGCTCTGAGTTTGAGGAGACGGAGGTAAGGAGACTCTTGATAGGCATGCAGACTGTTCCATACTgggaagagggagaaaaaatatCCATATTATCTTAATCTTAATAATTGATATTGGAGCtcatctgtatttgtatttaagaGACACagaatgtaaattaaattatgttatataaatataatatgagGTACCTGTAAACATTCTACTAATCAGCAAAAACATGTCTTCACTAATTAAAGGAGCAGTAAGTAACCTTAAGGCTTTTtagcattaacattaatatCCCTCTCAGCCTGCCTTCCACAATTCTGGTCAAAATGTGTATGCCTAaatagaaaaaatgaaaaaacttGCCTCTCAAAGCATCTTAAACTATCCCAGaaaatttttaaatgcaaacTTGAAATGATCCAACAAGCCACATAAATTGCACGTCAATACTGCAGATTACACATTCTCTAAGGAATCTTTAAAATCTTATGATTTTATAGAGTTAGAAATACCTTCATATTGCATACTGCACTTTTAAATTAGGTTGTAATAAGTACTGGCCTCAGAGGAGATTAACATGTACAGCAACTCCATCCAGATACATCTTCATACTGCAGTGTGTCACATGACTTTACTTTTGTAGCTACAGTACATCCTCATATCATCTTTTTAATCAGGAAAGGCCAAGGCCAGAGTTCACTGCCATGGCACCAATGACGGTCCGTAATCCTATAACAGGGGCTGAAGAGCCTCACTTCCCAGAGATTAGCCGTTTTCGGCGCATTGTGACTGGAAACATGGTCATCATTCTGATGGTAAAGTAACATGACAGAAAAGTGAACTGATCTTTGTGTTACAAAGCGTTTCATCTGGTATTTTGATACTAAGCTTGATCTCTGCAGCTTGCTGTAGTTTTGATGTTCTTGATAGCAATTATTCTCTACCGGACCATCCTGAGCATCATCATCTACAATTCTAAGAATGAATTTTTCATATTCTCTGTAAGTAAATATTGGCTTTTTTCTATTTActgttccttttttatttacttgtgaATGCCatcatttttactgtttaaaatgtcagaatagtagtagtagtagtagtagtagtagtagtagtagtagtagtagtatcttTTTAATCTATGTAGCAATgcagtgttttttgtgttgctGTACAGGGACTCAGTGATAAACAAACAGGGCATTGGagtaataaatatgttttatttcattgtttttgttcCAATGCTGTTCTCTTTGTTTATACTATAGGCTGGAAGGATAGCAAGTCTCACCGGCTCAGTGCTAAATCTGGTGGTGATTATGTTACTGTCTAAAGTCTACACGCGTCTCGCCAAAGTCCTGACCCAATGGGGTGAGCGTGCAAGTAATGAAGTTTCATCCATGTTCGTTATGATAATACAAAGcttatgatttattattttacccTCAACAGAAATGCACCGTACCCAGACCAAATATGAAGATGCTTTTATTCTCAAAGTGTTCATTTTCCAGTTTGTGAACTTTTACTCTTCTCCTATGTACATTGCATTTTTTAAGGGCAGGTGAGTGTACAgcaaacactgtttattttttgtgacaATAAACAGATGCATTAAATGTGCTGTACTTTTTAAAAGGTTTGTAGGCTATCCTGGAAACTATAATACACTTTTTGGAATTCGAAGTGAAGATGTGAGTTTAAACTGCATTTATGTTGATACTATGACACCATGATTTATGAATATTGTAGGCATTGCACAAAAAAACTTAGAGTTGCTGTCTCAGTGATCTTACTGCTTTATCTTATTTCATCCAGTGTGGTGCTTCGGGATGTCTTATTGAACTTGCTCAAGAGCTGTTGGTCATCATGGTAGGCAAACAAGTCATCAACAATGTTCAAGAATTTGTTCTCCCGTAAGTCCCCATTTCTTTACAAGAAAAAATCTGAGGTTTAAAAATTTTCCCTCCAAATACTTTAAAATGGGTCTCCACTCTTGACCCCCACAGTAAGTTTAGGGTGTGGTGGCACAAGCGGAAACTTCACCCAGCTTATAGTGAAAAGGGAGCCAATGAGAATGACAGTCTTGCACCCTGGGAAATGGATTATAGACTGTTGTTGTGCGAGGGCCTTTTCGATGAATATCTGGAAATGGGTGAGCTGTTAAATTTGTTAAAtcagtaattgtgtgcacatcccaccttctggcaggtgtaggacaaaagaaactgttaaagtaaaaaatttgtaatgtccgcaacactttttaaactcccatctttattaattaattaaaaagcaacgtttcgaccctgttgggtcttcttcaggcGAATGAACAGCTGTAATTTCAATCTGTTAAATTTGACATCATTCCCAAACTAATTCTCTGCTGTAAACATTTTCCTAAAGCTTCTATATGTTAAAAGTTAACATCATGTTAActaaatgttcaaataaatgttaattaaatgttatatgagcAGACATTTTTATCTATGTGTACTGCTTGAGCATTTGCATACAGTAAGTGGATTTAAAGTCTGCTTTCTAATTTGAATGATCCATGTTTACAGGCAAGTTAGATAAATCACATCATCAGTAAATAATGACTAGGTCTGCTTTTATAAGGAAAAAGTTCTAAGGAAATATCAGTGCTATAGGCATGTGATGCAGTCTGATGCAAAGCTGAATCTAtgttattaatcattaattaattattaaataaaactattaaataaGACTCCAAAACCAAAAGTGAATATGCAACTTGTCAAATTACTGAGAAACCTGAAAGTGAAACATTCTCATCACACTcctttggttaaaaaaaaaccaacttgTTTTACAAAGCATTGACATCAGACACGcaacatttctgtaaaactgttaGATTAACATCTCTGTTCAGAAAAGTTTATGAtgttaatgaatatatatatagtatatataatcCCCTCTGAAAGTATTGGAACGGTAAGGccagttcttttgtttttgctacacACTGCAGTCATTTGGGTTTaagatacaaaaaaagaaaaaagatgtatTAAATGTACTCTAATTAATTCCTGTTTGCAGTCCTGCAGTTTGGTTTCATTACAATATTTGTGGCGGCTTGTCCCTTGGCACCATTCTTTGCCCTGGTGAATAACTGGGTAGAGGTACGTCTAGATGCACAgaaatttgtgtgtgagtaCCGCAGGCCTGTGGCTCAGCGGGCGCAGGACATCGGAATATGGTTTACAATCCTCGAGGTCATCACCTATCTGGCTGTGATTAGCAATGTGAGCATTCCTGTCACAATCATAATGTACTTGATAACACAAATTCACTCCATTTTGTTGTTTCTTGTATGAATCATTATTAAAATATCCTTTGAAGATTTGTGaaagatttttaatataatcttTTAGTGTAAACATAATCAGCAGAGCCACTAACGAGAatgtaatgtgtttttgtttgtttttttgggctGTGTCTAACTTCCTGTTCTTTTCCTAGGCTTTCCTGATTGCATTCACATCTGATTTCCTGCCACGTCTCTACTATCGCTACACCACTGAGGGCACTCTGAAAGGCTATGTCGATTTCACGCTCTCTTTTGCACCCAAAAACTTCACAAACAGTGATATGCAGTGCAGGTAGACAGATTCTTCCATTAAAGTTGACAGTTGTAGTGTGTTGATTTGAGGGTGTTTGCATAACTAGAGGGTGTTTGCATAACTGTTTATGCTATTAAAAAATCTGCATTTCCAATGAACAAAGAAATACTTATGTCTAAAATTCTTTGTACAATTAAGGAAAAAGGTTAATAGTAATCTGAGGTTGTAATATTTATCCATAGATATCGGGGATTCAGAGACGAAAGGGGACATCACACTCCTGAGTACTATAATCTGCTGGCTATTCGACTAGGTTTCGTCATTATATTTGAGGTTAAGACaatatgcattattattattattattattattattattattaacaatttaaatgcatgatatttgtatttaaaacctTACTCTCTTAACATTTGTTTCAGCATGTGGTCTTCTTAATTGGTCGTATGATTGACTGGATGGTTCCTGATGTTCCCGAGGAGGTGGAGATAAAGATTAAGAGAGAGCGCTACATGGCTAAAGAAGCTCTGGCTGAGAATCAGGTGAACTTGTCTCGGTtgataatacattttttaaatacttaagGTGTATCTGTAAATAGCATAATCTTTGCTCTTGTCTGTCGATATGAAGGCCTTAGAAGCAGCTGTAGAAAGCTCTGGATTACGAAGCAGAGTTAAATCAGAGAGATCCACAGCCTCGCCTCGTGACACTGTCTCCCCTCTGCCACATGTGACTGCTAAGGACACTTCGAAgg
It encodes the following:
- the ano7 gene encoding anoctamin-7; the encoded protein is MKQKGEVEDSTTLITLSELPEHNYGSMDMDGSPQKDRNVFSDGVTCVDFVLVWEEPMSQEKTDEPEDKSSSTTNVIHRKWRTEFLSRLQTAGLHQEKKEVVQGKTKTTYVLLSAPWNVLCYYAEEISLRVPLQVETSQESNWSENLLRKVHIPDILAQHVPNPPPVYYTCQFRSNKLERFLGHDNKDAFFKMTQRHQILYEILARTQFGALKRGEVGIARLVSENVFTATYPLHEGHYKMPNSPLNTDSLSMRQILYEYWARWGCWKKYQPLDHIREYFGEKVALYFAWLGFYTGWLLPAAIVGFLVSLFGIWLMVTDIPAHEICNNGDSIVMCPICNICSYWNLSSICYTYKAGLLFDNGGTVFFSIFMSLWAVTFLEYWKRSCSVLSHRWDCSEFEETEERPRPEFTAMAPMTVRNPITGAEEPHFPEISRFRRIVTGNMVIILMLAVVLMFLIAIILYRTILSIIIYNSKNEFFIFSAGRIASLTGSVLNLVVIMLLSKVYTRLAKVLTQWEMHRTQTKYEDAFILKVFIFQFVNFYSSPMYIAFFKGRFVGYPGNYNTLFGIRSEDCGASGCLIELAQELLVIMVGKQVINNVQEFVLPKFRVWWHKRKLHPAYSEKGANENDSLAPWEMDYRLLLCEGLFDEYLEMVLQFGFITIFVAACPLAPFFALVNNWVEVRLDAQKFVCEYRRPVAQRAQDIGIWFTILEVITYLAVISNAFLIAFTSDFLPRLYYRYTTEGTLKGYVDFTLSFAPKNFTNSDMQCRYRGFRDERGHHTPEYYNLLAIRLGFVIIFEHVVFLIGRMIDWMVPDVPEEVEIKIKRERYMAKEALAENQALEAAVESSGLRSRVKSERSTASPRDTVSPLPHVTAKDTSKDV